From the genome of Acropora palmata chromosome 4, jaAcrPala1.3, whole genome shotgun sequence, one region includes:
- the LOC141880142 gene encoding lactadherin-like isoform X2, with product MNLLATICCPIGTQASPQECANKTSALGMANGTITDSDITSSPVLNSDSYAKFARLGREKAWIPTNTDEHPWIQVNLQRLINITGLATQGLVFKDKNAFIRSYYLSHGDIKGTNG from the exons GTACACAAGCTTCCCCTCAAG AATGTGCAAATAAAACATCTGCCCTTGGGATGGCAAATGGTACTATTACTGATTCCGACATCACATCATCCCCTGTTTTAAATTCTGATTCTTATGCGAAATTTGCAAGATTAGGGAGGGAAAAAGCATGGATTCCCACAAATACTGATGAGCACCCCTGGATTCAAGTCAATCTTCAGAGGCTGATAAACATCACAGGGTTGGCTACACAAGGTTTAGTgttcaaagacaaaaatgcttttataaGATCATATTACTTGAGCCATGGTGACATCAAGGGAACAAATGGATGA